The Cygnus olor isolate bCygOlo1 chromosome 24, bCygOlo1.pri.v2, whole genome shotgun sequence sequence ccccccccccagccctgcctcagtttccccatggggtctggctgggcgctgttctccccccccccccccgtcaccGCGCTGCATGTCCCCGCAGGATGGGGACGGTCACCGCGCACCCCCGCGGCAAGAAGCCAGCTCCGGCCCTCTCCAACGGGTGAGCATTGGGgtgccccccccggctccccagGCACACGGGTcactgctcccccccccccccatagcAGGGACACCCGTGTCACCGTGTGCCCCCCCTCACCGCCGGTCCCACAGGGGCATCCCCGGGAAGAAGTGCGGCACCATCATCCTCCTCGCCGAGGAGCTGGGCAACTGCAGGGTGAGCGGCGGCCCcaggggtgtgtgtggggggggggggcagtttggggacccccccccccctcttgTGCCACTTGGGTGAGTGGGGAGGCGGGGGGTGAGAGCCCCACGGCTGTGCCTGGGGCCTTCCTCCATGCTTCTGTGGGGTGAAGATGGGGGCCGGAGCCCCCCCACACCCTGGCTACTCCCGTCGGGACCCCAAGGCCCGCGGGGGGGGTCCGTGGCGGTGACACCCCCTCGCCCCAGGACGTGGCCACGCTGCAGTTCTGCGCCAACAAGCTGGACAAGAAGGATTTCTTCGGCAAGTCCGACCCCTTCATGGTCTTCTACCGGAGCAACGAGGACGGGACGTGAGCAGCCCCGAAACGCGgccattggggggggggggggacacatgacaggacacagccctgctgccacccggggaggggtggggggtcACGGCCCCGAGGCTGGCACAGGACCCCCCGTGCATCccagtggggtgggggtggcgctgggagggggggggggggtgtctccAAGAGCCACCCCTGGGTGGTGGGTGGGGGGTCAGCCACCTGGGGGGGTGACCACCCtgtccccccgccccgtccccgcaGCTTCACCATCTGCCACAAGACGGAGGTGGTGAGGAACACGCTGAACCCGGTCTGGCCGGCCTTCGCCATCCCCGTGCGCGCCCTCTGCAACGGCGACTACGACCGGTGAGCCCCGGGGCCTCGGCACCAcggggccgccccgcgcccgctcCCCCTCCTCCCGCCTCAGGCTCCCGGTCTGAGCAATGGGTCTgcgccccggcccccccaccccccacccccacccccggcTCAGCCCCGGTGCCGGCTCCCGGTGAGCGGCGTCTCGGCGtcgcgctgccgccgccggcTTGGCCCCGTGTCGGACGTTGCTGTGGCAACGGTGGATAAAAATATCCCACCGAAAacggccgaggaggaggaggaggaggaggaggaggaaggagaaaaggccCACGGAGGCGTCAAAACAAACTCGCCGGGAGCGGGCGCTGGggctgtccctgctgtccccgctgccacccccggCGCGGGGCAGGGTGAGCGCGGGGCGCGTCTGCGGGTGCCAGCCgcgaacccccccccccccacctcccgtTCCTTGCAGGGCCATCAAGGTGGAGGTGTACGACTGGGACCGTGACGGCAGGTGAgccggggggggtccctggggcCACCCGCCACGTCCCCGCGCCCCGGGTGACGgtgacccccccaccccaccccgcaGCCACGACTTCATCGGCGAGTTCACCACCAGCTACCGGGAGCTGGCGCGGGGGCAGAGCCAGTTCAACGTCTACGAGGTGAGGAGGGGGACAGGGCGCGGGGGTGGGTGCTGTGGCACCGGGGTGCCCCcgctgcacccatgggtgctgcagTCCCCGTGCTGCACCCTTGGGTGTCGCGGCCCTGGGATGCCCCCCTGGTGCGGGGcaggcccccccagcccagcagcgccccccccggcctcccctctCGCAGGTGGTGAACCCGcggaagaagatgaagaagaagaagtaCCTGAACTCGGGGACGGTGagggccgggcgggcgggcgcggggTGCCGCCGCCGTCCTGCTCAGCCCGCTGTCCCTGGCAGGTGACGCTGCTGTCCTTCGCCGTGGAGTCCGACCACACCTTCCTGGACTACATCAGGGGCGGGTGAGCCTCAGCAGCCCCCCGTGAAATGGGCTCAGCGGGCAGCGGCGTCCCCAGAACCCAGTGGGGTGCCCAGAGCGGGTCCCTTGGGTCCCTCGTGAAACCTCGGCGCTGAGAGAGCGTGCTctgaatggggggggggggtggtgcaCGGCCAGTCCTTGGGCCTCCCGCCAGCTCCTCAGAGCCGCTTTTCCCCTCCCAGGACCCAAATCAACTTCACGGTGGCCATCGACTTCACCGCGTCCAACGGTGAGCGGAGCCGCCGGCTGCTTCCCGGGGGCTCGTTACGGTGACACGTTTGGGTCGGGGGGCACAGGACCACGGGCTGATCCCCCCCCCCGGTGCAGGCAACCCCTCGCAGTCCACCTCGCTGCACTACCTGAGCCCCTACCAGCTCAACGCCTACACCATGGCGCTCAAGGCCGTGGGCGAGATCATCCAGGACTACGACAGTGACAAGATGTTCCCGGCGCTCGGCTTCGGCGCCAAGATCCCGCCGGACGGGCGCGTGTCCCACGAGTTCCCGCTGGTGAGGCTGAGTCTCGGGgcgctgctggggggggggggaggggggggaggggggggccaGTGGTGGCGGCGGCCCCGTCACCCGGCGCCGTGCCCGCAGAACGGCGATGCGGCCAACCCCTCGTGCAGCGGCATCGAGGGCATCCTGGAGGCCTATCACCGGAGCCTGCGCAGCGTCCAGCTCTACGGCCCCACCAACTTCGCCCCCGTGGTCAACCACGTGGCCCGGTAAGGACGGGGACGTCCCTGCCCCGAGTCCCCCCCGGTGGTGGGGGTTGTGTCcggccctccccccccccgccccgtgctCAGCAGCCGTCCCGCAGCTCGGCCGCGGCGGTGCCCGACGGCTCCCAGTACTTCGTGCTCCTCATCATCACCGACGGCGTCATCTCGGACATGGCGCAGACCAAGGAGGCCATCGTCAACGTGAGTCCTgcgccgcggggctgggggggtgcgGTGCCCGGCTGGGTGCCTGGGGTGCCCCAAAACGCTGGGGTGCAGGGTGCAACTGGGTGCATGGGGGTGCCCCAAAACATTAGGGTGCAGCGTGAGGCTGGGTGCACGGGCTTGCTGCAAGGTGCAATgacctgctggggacagggggtgcCCCGAAGCACCAGGGCGCACTCCCCACCGAGGGACACCCCAGGGTATTGGGGTGCAATGATCGGCCGGGCACAGGGGGTGCCCTGTGCTGGGGTGCTCCAACCAGGCAGACGCTCGGGGGGGCCCAGGATGCTGGTGCACAaaaaggggctgggggtgcagggtgCAATAACCTAATAAATGAGCTTTTTCTGTCCTCTGCCCCCTCCTCCCACGCACCGGGCAGGAGGATTGGGTCCACGCTTCCCAGCAATTCGGCTGCTGGCCAGGGCAGGAGGGCGAGAAGCTTTTGTGCTTCTTGCTTGCCGCTTTTTAATATTTCGTGGCAGAGCCGCAGTGCGGGGGCGGCTGGGGGCAGCTCGGTGCCATCACCCGCGCTGGGGCTTGCTGGGGGCCCTCGGCCCCTGCCCTCCGGCTGCCAGCGCCGCGCCAGCCGGGCTGGGGGATGTGGCGCTGGCCCGGCAGCAGGCGCAGGGGGTGCGCAGGGCTCCGGCTGCCGTGGTTGTGCTGAGtttggggctggaggctgggggtCCCGGGAGGATGAGGGGCTCCTGTCCCTGGTGCTTTGGTcggtggggccggggctgggatGTGCACGGGGCCCCGAGGCAGGATGCAGAGCGCAGGGGCGAGCACTGGATGCGCTCTGCGCCTCCGAGGTGGGATGCT is a genomic window containing:
- the CPNE5 gene encoding copine-5 isoform X1, encoding MGVHPKTWLCARPNARPCAPRHAAVCTDARPCTPMHGRAHPDMWVCTDTRPCTPAHGHPQRAVPVPQFPTGPASPRRQLLDKDTFSKSDPLCVLYTQGLDTKQWREFGRTEVIDNSLNPDFVRKFVLDYFFEEKQNLRFDLYDVDSKSPDLSKHDFLGQAFCTLGEIVGSAGSRLEKPLTMGTVTAHPRGKKPAPALSNGGIPGKKCGTIILLAEELGNCRDVATLQFCANKLDKKDFFGKSDPFMVFYRSNEDGTFTICHKTEVVRNTLNPVWPAFAIPVRALCNGDYDRAIKVEVYDWDRDGSHDFIGEFTTSYRELARGQSQFNVYEVVNPRKKMKKKKYLNSGTVTLLSFAVESDHTFLDYIRGGTQINFTVAIDFTASNGNPSQSTSLHYLSPYQLNAYTMALKAVGEIIQDYDSDKMFPALGFGAKIPPDGRVSHEFPLNGDAANPSCSGIEGILEAYHRSLRSVQLYGPTNFAPVVNHVARSAAAVPDGSQYFVLLIITDGVISDMAQTKEAIVNAAKLPMSIIIVGVGQAEFDAMVELDGDDIRISSRGKVAERDIVQFVPFRDYIDRTGNQVLSMARLAKDVLAEIPDQFISYMKARGIKPQPAPPSPDPPGPPLPPPRP
- the CPNE5 gene encoding copine-5 isoform X2, which encodes MGVHPKTWLCARPNARPCAPRHAAVCTDARPCTPMHGRAHPDMWVCTDTRPCTPAHGHPQRAVPVPQFPTGPASPRRQLLDKDTFSKSDPLCVLYTQGLDTKQWREFGRTEVIDNSLNPDFVRKFVLDYFFEEKQNLRFDLYDVDSKSPDLSKHDFLGQAFCTLGEIVGSAGSRLEKPLTMGTVTAHPRGKKPAPALSNGGIPGKKCGTIILLAEELGNCRDVATLQFCANKLDKKDFFGKSDPFMVFYRSNEDGTFTICHKTEVVRNTLNPVWPAFAIPVRALCNGDYDRAIKVEVYDWDRDGSHDFIGEFTTSYRELARGQSQFNVYEVTLLSFAVESDHTFLDYIRGGTQINFTVAIDFTASNGNPSQSTSLHYLSPYQLNAYTMALKAVGEIIQDYDSDKMFPALGFGAKIPPDGRVSHEFPLNGDAANPSCSGIEGILEAYHRSLRSVQLYGPTNFAPVVNHVARSAAAVPDGSQYFVLLIITDGVISDMAQTKEAIVNAAKLPMSIIIVGVGQAEFDAMVELDGDDIRISSRGKVAERDIVQFVPFRDYIDRTGNQVLSMARLAKDVLAEIPDQFISYMKARGIKPQPAPPSPDPPGPPLPPPRP
- the CPNE5 gene encoding copine-5 isoform X4 — translated: MGVHPKTWLCARPNARPCAPRHAAVCTDARPCTPMHGRAHPDMWVCTDTRPCTPAHGHPQRAVPVPQFPTGPASPRRQLLDKDTFSKSDPLCVLYTQGLDTKQWREFGRTEVIDNSLNPDFVRKFVLDYFFEEKQNLRFDLYDVDSKSPDLSKHDFLGQAFCTLGEIVGSAGSRLEKPLTMGTVTAHPRGKKPAPALSNGGIPGKKCGTIILLAEELGNCRDVATLQFCANKLDKKDFFGKSDPFMVFYRSNEDGTFTICHKTEVVRNTLNPVWPAFAIPVRALCNGDYDRAIKVEVYDWDRDGSHDFIGEFTTSYRELARGQSQFNVYEVVNPRKKMKKKKYLNSGTVTLLSFAVESDHTFLDYIRGGTQINFTVAIDFTASNGNPSQSTSLHYLSPYQLNAYTMALKAVGEIIQDYDSDKMFPALGFGAKIPPDGRVSHEFPLNGDAANPSCSGIEGILEAYHRSLRSVQLYGPTNFAPVVNHVARSAAAVPDGSQYFVLLIITDGVISDMAQTKEAIVNPWWSWTGTTSASPPAGRWPSATSCSLSPSATTSTARGTRC
- the CPNE5 gene encoding copine-5 isoform X3; translated protein: MAGLGALEPGTGTGTVPATKVELTVSCRQLLDKDTFSKSDPLCVLYTQGLDTKQWREFGRTEVIDNSLNPDFVRKFVLDYFFEEKQNLRFDLYDVDSKSPDLSKHDFLGQAFCTLGEIVGSAGSRLEKPLTMGTVTAHPRGKKPAPALSNGGIPGKKCGTIILLAEELGNCRDVATLQFCANKLDKKDFFGKSDPFMVFYRSNEDGTFTICHKTEVVRNTLNPVWPAFAIPVRALCNGDYDRAIKVEVYDWDRDGSHDFIGEFTTSYRELARGQSQFNVYEVVNPRKKMKKKKYLNSGTVTLLSFAVESDHTFLDYIRGGTQINFTVAIDFTASNGNPSQSTSLHYLSPYQLNAYTMALKAVGEIIQDYDSDKMFPALGFGAKIPPDGRVSHEFPLNGDAANPSCSGIEGILEAYHRSLRSVQLYGPTNFAPVVNHVARSAAAVPDGSQYFVLLIITDGVISDMAQTKEAIVNAAKLPMSIIIVGVGQAEFDAMVELDGDDIRISSRGKVAERDIVQFVPFRDYIDRTGNQVLSMARLAKDVLAEIPDQFISYMKARGIKPQPAPPSPDPPGPPLPPPRP